A single region of the Gephyromycinifex aptenodytis genome encodes:
- a CDS encoding sensor histidine kinase, whose protein sequence is MRRLTALRGWIAQRPMAGDAVLMVLLSPLILSIAAQTDLGTETGRAVPLLMFALFTLPLLWRRTAPVGAAWVLVLAHLLQIELIDIPSGSNVTAPVILYAVARWSKPGAGRRSIFFVAIAGSALGALRWSAGATYGGSGAVGFIVNTTFFLVLNLSVVAASWLLGSNARQRAAALEQVRDKARAAEREREQGLRIAAQEERARIAREMHDIVAHSLSVIVVQADGAAYALGGDSERGGGHAQQVAEQALMTIGNTAREALADTRRLVAVLRDESEQTLYTPAAGVESLDELIQPLRAAGRDIALGVHGQPRELPRGANLAVYRVVQESLTNVIKHAGPSAAVEISLDYQDALLVVSVRDDGLGVDSVPDGAGHGLVGMRERVAAFGGTLHVGPRQAGGFEVTAHLPYDQQ, encoded by the coding sequence ATGAGGCGACTGACGGCGTTGCGAGGCTGGATCGCTCAGCGACCCATGGCCGGAGACGCCGTCCTGATGGTGCTGCTCAGCCCCCTCATCCTGTCGATCGCCGCCCAGACTGATCTCGGCACCGAGACAGGGCGGGCCGTGCCGTTGCTGATGTTCGCGCTCTTCACGCTCCCGCTGCTGTGGCGGCGCACCGCCCCGGTGGGGGCCGCCTGGGTGCTGGTGCTCGCGCATCTGCTGCAGATAGAGCTCATCGACATCCCATCTGGCAGCAACGTCACAGCGCCGGTCATCCTCTACGCGGTGGCACGCTGGTCCAAACCCGGGGCGGGACGGCGGTCGATCTTCTTCGTCGCCATCGCCGGATCGGCTCTCGGGGCGCTGCGCTGGAGTGCGGGAGCGACCTACGGCGGCAGTGGCGCAGTCGGCTTCATCGTCAACACCACGTTCTTCCTCGTTCTGAACCTCTCGGTCGTCGCCGCGTCCTGGCTGCTGGGAAGCAACGCCCGCCAGCGCGCAGCTGCCTTGGAGCAGGTCCGAGACAAGGCCCGGGCCGCTGAGCGAGAACGAGAACAAGGCCTGCGGATCGCGGCCCAGGAGGAGCGGGCGCGGATCGCCCGCGAGATGCACGACATCGTCGCCCACTCGCTTTCGGTCATCGTCGTCCAAGCCGACGGGGCCGCCTATGCGCTGGGCGGTGACAGCGAGCGTGGCGGGGGACACGCTCAACAGGTTGCCGAGCAGGCGTTGATGACCATCGGCAACACCGCTCGCGAGGCCTTGGCCGACACCAGGCGACTGGTGGCTGTACTGCGCGACGAAAGCGAGCAGACGCTCTACACCCCCGCCGCCGGCGTGGAGTCGTTGGATGAGCTGATCCAGCCGCTGCGCGCCGCTGGTCGGGATATTGCGCTGGGCGTGCACGGTCAACCGCGGGAGCTGCCGCGGGGGGCGAACCTAGCCGTCTACCGCGTCGTACAGGAGTCGTTGACAAACGTCATCAAGCACGCCGGACCGTCGGCCGCGGTCGAGATCAGTCTGGATTATCAGGATGCGCTGTTGGTCGTCAGTGTCAGGGATGACGGGCTGGGGGTGGACAGCGTGCCCGATGGGGCCGGCCACGGACTGGTCGGCATGCGGGAACGGGTGGCCGCCTTCGGGGGCACCCTGCACGTCGGCCCGCGACAGGCCGGCGGCTTCGAGGTCACCGCCCACCTACCCTATGACCAGCAGTGA
- a CDS encoding Type 1 glutamine amidotransferase-like domain-containing protein, which yields MSTHLVAMGGGGFSSSEGYAATSLDRYILSLTDATNPLVCFVPTASADDGIYVSRFINAYSPLGVRTCVLTLWSGAADAIARMEEVDVFVVGGGNTLNMLALWNAHGVSRRFRDLAADSSHDLVLAGVSAGGAIWHEGCTTDSFGSGVAALNHGLGVVPGSFCPHYDSEPERAPQFKEFIDTTQLPSGWGVDDGAALHYVDGKFADCVTEKEGASVYRVEQDENGATIAEQDTRLL from the coding sequence ATGAGCACTCACCTCGTCGCTATGGGCGGTGGCGGCTTCTCCTCATCCGAGGGGTACGCGGCCACCAGTCTTGACCGGTACATCCTCTCCTTGACCGACGCAACCAACCCGTTGGTCTGCTTCGTTCCAACGGCGTCGGCCGACGACGGGATTTACGTCTCGCGGTTCATCAACGCCTACAGCCCCCTCGGCGTTCGCACCTGCGTCCTCACCTTGTGGAGCGGCGCGGCCGACGCGATCGCCCGCATGGAAGAGGTCGACGTCTTCGTCGTCGGCGGTGGCAACACCTTGAACATGCTGGCGCTGTGGAACGCACACGGGGTCTCGCGCAGGTTCCGTGACCTTGCGGCCGACTCCAGCCACGACCTGGTGCTTGCCGGCGTCTCGGCCGGAGGCGCTATCTGGCACGAAGGGTGCACGACGGACTCCTTCGGCAGTGGCGTGGCCGCGCTCAACCACGGCCTGGGCGTCGTCCCCGGCAGCTTCTGCCCGCACTACGACTCCGAGCCGGAGCGCGCCCCCCAGTTCAAGGAGTTCATCGACACCACGCAGCTGCCCAGCGGCTGGGGCGTCGACGACGGGGCGGCCCTGCACTACGTCGATGGCAAGTTCGCCGACTGCGTCACCGAGAAGGAAGGTGCCAGCGTCTACCGCGTCGAGCAGGACGAGAACGGCGCCACCATTGCCGAGCAGGACACCCGACTGCTCTGA
- the map gene encoding type I methionyl aminopeptidase, with protein MRPAGEFVAHVLTTLASQVEVGTNLLDIDAQAHAMIRERGATSCYIDYHPSFGASPFGRVICTSVNDAVLHGLPHDYRLADGDLVSLDFAVSVEGWVADSALSFVVGTPREEDLQLITTTEVALERAIAMARPGNKLGDISAAIGAVARAAGYRVNTQFGGHGVGRTMHGDPHVPNDGTAKRGMKLRPGLVIAIEPWFMAGTDELVTDPDGWTLRSADGSRGAHSEHTIAITEGDPIVLTAR; from the coding sequence ATGCGACCTGCCGGTGAGTTCGTGGCCCACGTACTGACAACCCTGGCCTCGCAGGTCGAGGTGGGAACCAACCTGCTGGACATCGACGCTCAAGCGCACGCGATGATTCGCGAGCGAGGCGCGACGAGTTGCTACATCGACTACCACCCATCGTTCGGCGCCTCCCCGTTCGGGCGGGTCATCTGCACTTCTGTCAACGACGCGGTGCTGCACGGACTCCCGCACGACTATCGGCTTGCTGACGGCGATCTGGTGAGCCTGGACTTCGCCGTCTCGGTGGAGGGCTGGGTGGCTGATTCGGCGCTGAGCTTCGTCGTCGGGACTCCGCGCGAGGAGGATCTGCAACTCATCACCACTACGGAGGTCGCGCTCGAGCGCGCCATCGCCATGGCACGCCCGGGTAACAAGCTCGGTGATATCTCAGCGGCTATCGGCGCTGTCGCGCGCGCCGCCGGATACCGCGTCAACACCCAGTTCGGCGGGCACGGCGTGGGCCGCACCATGCACGGCGACCCCCACGTGCCCAACGATGGCACCGCCAAGCGCGGCATGAAGCTGCGGCCCGGGCTGGTCATCGCGATCGAACCGTGGTTCATGGCTGGCACGGACGAACTGGTCACCGACCCGGACGGCTGGACGCTGCGCAGCGCCGACGGCTCCCGCGGGGCCCACTCCGAGCACACGATCGCCATCACCGAAGGCGACCCGATCGTGCTCACCGCCCGGTGA
- a CDS encoding AI-2E family transporter, producing the protein MKLFSRPESGSSPDSPSIQELRRRLLRSEPAPVPPPVVGPSPLRFSDSRRADDAVPFSLRVAAGISWRLLVLAAAIWGLFKIFAATSTVVIPIGVAILLTALLMPLVVLLNHKLHFPRHLAALVALVGGIVLVVGLITLAGGQIVSGVSQLGQSVEQGLNQIQYWLANGPLKIGGDQLNDMIGQGRQWVSDNSGSLTSGVLSAGTTAGTMAAGAIIALFVTFFFLAEGDQIWSWLVSLLPREVRTPVHEGFRRGWVSLGSYVKTQALVAAVDAVLISAGAFALGLPLVLPLGLIIFFASAVPIVGAVVSGALAVILALVVKGVVPALIMMGVVIAVQQLEGNVLQPVLMSKAVALHPLATLLGVAVGSYLMGIVGALFAVPVMAVANTVTLYLTGHDKFPMLAENASALTNSPKELAGENALDDELKKETAELESMPKKVGEVDPDYVARQAAERASMTEEVRTQADFHEGRARTKGD; encoded by the coding sequence ATGAAACTGTTCTCGCGCCCCGAATCCGGTTCCAGCCCCGATTCGCCCTCAATCCAAGAGCTTCGCCGCCGTCTGCTGCGTTCTGAGCCTGCCCCGGTACCACCACCCGTGGTGGGTCCGAGTCCGCTGCGGTTCAGTGACTCGCGCCGGGCGGACGACGCCGTACCGTTTTCGCTGCGTGTCGCAGCGGGCATCTCCTGGCGTCTTCTCGTCTTGGCTGCCGCAATCTGGGGCCTGTTCAAGATCTTCGCTGCCACCAGTACGGTCGTGATTCCGATCGGTGTCGCGATCCTGCTGACCGCGCTGCTGATGCCGCTGGTGGTGCTGCTCAATCACAAGCTGCACTTCCCCCGCCACCTGGCCGCGCTGGTAGCTCTCGTGGGCGGCATCGTCCTGGTCGTAGGCCTCATCACCCTGGCCGGCGGCCAGATCGTGAGCGGGGTGAGCCAGCTCGGGCAGAGCGTCGAACAGGGCTTGAACCAGATCCAGTACTGGCTGGCCAACGGTCCCCTGAAGATCGGCGGCGACCAGCTCAACGACATGATCGGCCAGGGCCGCCAATGGGTCAGCGACAACAGCGGATCCCTGACCAGCGGCGTCCTGTCTGCCGGCACCACAGCGGGAACGATGGCCGCGGGCGCGATCATCGCCCTGTTCGTCACCTTCTTCTTCCTGGCCGAGGGTGACCAGATCTGGTCCTGGCTCGTCTCGCTGCTGCCCCGCGAAGTACGCACCCCGGTCCACGAAGGATTCCGCCGCGGCTGGGTCTCGTTGGGTTCTTACGTCAAGACGCAGGCACTGGTTGCCGCGGTCGACGCGGTGCTCATCTCGGCAGGTGCTTTCGCTCTCGGTCTGCCGCTGGTGCTGCCCCTGGGTCTGATCATCTTCTTCGCCTCGGCCGTGCCCATCGTCGGCGCAGTCGTCTCCGGGGCCCTGGCCGTCATCCTCGCCCTCGTCGTCAAGGGCGTGGTGCCGGCGCTGATCATGATGGGTGTCGTCATCGCCGTACAGCAGTTGGAGGGCAACGTCCTGCAGCCGGTGCTGATGAGCAAGGCTGTCGCGTTGCACCCGCTGGCGACCCTGCTCGGCGTCGCGGTCGGTTCCTACCTCATGGGTATCGTCGGCGCCCTGTTCGCGGTGCCCGTGATGGCTGTGGCCAATACGGTCACGCTGTACCTGACCGGTCACGACAAGTTCCCGATGCTCGCCGAGAACGCCTCGGCACTGACCAATTCCCCCAAGGAACTGGCCGGTGAGAATGCGCTCGACGATGAACTCAAGAAGGAAACTGCGGAGCTGGAGTCCATGCCTAAGAAGGTGGGCGAGGTCGACCCCGACTACGTCGCGCGGCAAGCCGCGGAACGCGCCAGCATGACGGAGGAGGTCCGCACGCAAGCGGACTTCCACGAAGGCCGGGCACGGACCAAGGGCGACTGA
- a CDS encoding amino acid ABC transporter ATP-binding protein, whose product MNAVDTRPVLVELSGVVKNYGDLRVLDGVDLQVRQGEVVVLLGPSGAGKSTLVRTINGLESIDSGSITVCGQPLPQDPRELAHLRTNIGMVFQDFNLFTELSVLENVTLGPTRVLGKPAEQAREEARLVLERVGVANQAGKLPGALSGGQQQRVAIARSLAMDPEIMLFDEPTSALDPEMIAEVVAVMASLAGTGMTMVAVTHEMGFARRAADRIVFMAEGAIVEENTPQEFFASPRTERARAFLSTILSR is encoded by the coding sequence GTGAACGCCGTGGACACCCGGCCAGTCCTTGTGGAGCTGTCGGGGGTCGTGAAGAACTACGGTGACCTGCGGGTGTTGGACGGCGTGGACCTGCAGGTGCGCCAGGGCGAGGTCGTCGTCCTGCTGGGCCCCTCGGGGGCCGGGAAATCAACGCTGGTCCGCACCATCAACGGTCTTGAATCGATCGACTCCGGCAGCATCACGGTTTGCGGTCAACCACTGCCGCAGGATCCTCGCGAGCTGGCGCACTTGCGCACCAACATCGGCATGGTCTTCCAGGACTTCAATCTCTTCACCGAGTTGAGCGTGCTGGAGAACGTCACCCTGGGCCCCACCCGCGTCCTGGGCAAGCCGGCAGAGCAGGCACGCGAGGAGGCCCGCCTGGTCCTGGAGCGGGTCGGGGTGGCCAACCAGGCAGGAAAATTGCCCGGTGCTCTCTCCGGCGGTCAACAGCAGCGCGTGGCCATCGCCCGTTCGCTGGCTATGGACCCCGAAATCATGCTGTTCGACGAACCCACCTCAGCCTTGGATCCAGAGATGATCGCCGAAGTGGTGGCCGTTATGGCCAGTCTGGCCGGCACAGGAATGACAATGGTGGCCGTGACACACGAGATGGGTTTTGCGCGACGTGCCGCTGATCGCATCGTCTTCATGGCCGAGGGTGCCATCGTGGAGGAGAACACCCCGCAGGAGTTCTTCGCCTCGCCACGCACCGAGCGAGCCCGCGCCTTCCTCTCGACCATCCTGTCGCGTTGA
- a CDS encoding MATE family efflux transporter: protein MARGLSALAKRASWNVIDQGMSALANMLLMVVVARAVNDEGAFGAFAIAFVVYGVGVAVAKAMVGQPLQMKYSDTTGEDFRRAVRNSQGTAALIGILGGLTSAGAGLAIGGSVGAALIALAPCLPALLMQDSCRMAFFANGRADYAALIDFVRMVLQFAFLFLAIFAGYQNVGILTLTWGVAGAISAGVGLYLLRAAPRMRGAMVWVREQRELNGYLMAEYLLGLGAAQFGILLVAPLASEADVGALRAAQTVLGPLNILGTAAFAFAIPELARRSHLGFKARMQAMVAVSGFMGIISTVWVVGLLLLPDAVGDALFRASWRGAQEVLLPMGLNSIASCLGVGAAVSLYGMALANKTFRLNMFRAPILLGLMVWGTLEAGATGAAWALACVETLFLPFWAITAVRSSREHAERMAARKPEDDLIDESVDPT from the coding sequence ATGGCGCGTGGACTGAGCGCGTTAGCCAAGCGAGCCAGCTGGAATGTCATCGATCAGGGCATGTCGGCACTGGCCAACATGCTCCTGATGGTCGTGGTCGCTCGTGCTGTCAACGACGAAGGTGCTTTCGGCGCGTTCGCCATCGCCTTCGTCGTCTACGGCGTGGGCGTGGCCGTCGCCAAGGCGATGGTCGGCCAGCCGCTGCAGATGAAATACAGCGACACCACCGGTGAGGATTTCCGTCGCGCGGTACGTAACTCTCAGGGAACCGCCGCTCTGATCGGCATCCTCGGGGGGTTGACGAGTGCCGGGGCCGGCCTGGCCATCGGTGGATCGGTGGGAGCTGCCCTCATTGCGCTGGCGCCATGTCTACCGGCGCTGCTGATGCAGGACTCCTGCCGGATGGCGTTCTTCGCCAACGGACGAGCCGACTATGCCGCGCTCATCGACTTCGTCCGGATGGTGCTGCAGTTCGCCTTCCTGTTCCTGGCGATCTTCGCCGGCTACCAGAACGTCGGCATCCTCACGCTCACCTGGGGTGTGGCGGGGGCCATCTCCGCCGGTGTCGGGCTGTACCTGCTGCGCGCTGCGCCTCGGATGCGCGGCGCCATGGTCTGGGTGCGCGAACAGCGTGAGTTGAACGGCTACCTGATGGCGGAGTACCTGCTGGGTCTGGGCGCAGCCCAGTTCGGCATCCTGCTCGTCGCGCCGCTGGCCAGCGAAGCCGACGTGGGCGCGCTGCGCGCCGCCCAGACGGTACTGGGCCCGTTGAACATCCTGGGCACCGCCGCGTTCGCGTTCGCGATCCCGGAGCTGGCGCGGCGCTCGCACCTCGGCTTCAAAGCACGCATGCAGGCCATGGTGGCCGTCTCGGGGTTCATGGGGATCATCTCCACCGTGTGGGTAGTGGGATTGCTGCTGCTGCCGGACGCCGTCGGTGACGCGCTTTTCCGGGCGTCCTGGCGCGGGGCCCAAGAGGTGCTGCTGCCGATGGGGCTGAACTCGATCGCCTCCTGCCTGGGTGTCGGGGCGGCCGTGTCGCTGTACGGGATGGCCTTGGCCAACAAGACTTTCCGCCTGAACATGTTCCGCGCCCCGATCCTGCTGGGTCTGATGGTGTGGGGAACCCTGGAGGCCGGGGCGACCGGGGCGGCATGGGCGCTGGCCTGCGTGGAAACGCTGTTCCTGCCGTTCTGGGCGATCACCGCAGTGCGCAGCTCCCGCGAGCACGCGGAGCGGATGGCGGCTCGCAAGCCCGAGGACGACCTCATCGATGAGAGCGTCGACCCGACCTGA
- a CDS encoding response regulator, which yields MNSTDNPIRLLLVDDQELVRAGFRMVLDAQSDMTVTAEASDGQRAVEVAATAEFDVVLMDIRMPRLDGVQATKRIAAMPDAPRVLVLTTFDLDEYVFAALKAGAAGFLLKDAGPDELLNAIRAVHAGDAVVAPSTTRRLLERFVPSMPEPGASPDAKLSVLTAREREVLLAVGKGMTNAEIAAALFLAEATVKTHIGRILAKLQLRDRVQMVVMAYETGLVRTGC from the coding sequence ATGAACAGCACGGACAACCCCATCAGATTGCTGCTGGTCGATGACCAGGAGTTGGTCCGGGCCGGTTTCCGGATGGTGCTGGATGCTCAGTCCGACATGACGGTCACGGCCGAGGCCAGTGATGGCCAGCGGGCTGTAGAAGTCGCCGCCACAGCGGAATTCGATGTGGTGCTGATGGATATTCGGATGCCGAGACTGGACGGGGTACAAGCCACTAAGCGAATCGCCGCCATGCCGGACGCGCCTCGGGTGCTCGTCCTGACGACCTTCGATCTGGATGAGTACGTGTTCGCCGCGCTCAAGGCCGGGGCCGCCGGGTTCCTGCTCAAGGACGCCGGCCCCGATGAGCTGCTCAACGCCATCCGGGCGGTGCATGCCGGGGACGCGGTCGTGGCCCCGAGCACCACCCGCCGACTGCTGGAACGCTTCGTTCCCTCGATGCCCGAACCGGGGGCCTCGCCGGACGCCAAGCTGTCGGTCCTGACCGCGCGCGAGCGTGAGGTGCTGCTGGCGGTCGGAAAGGGGATGACAAACGCGGAGATCGCAGCCGCGCTCTTCCTAGCCGAAGCGACAGTGAAGACCCATATCGGTCGTATCTTGGCAAAGCTGCAGCTGCGAGACCGGGTGCAGATGGTGGTGATGGCCTACGAAACAGGCTTGGTCCGTACCGGCTGCTGA
- a CDS encoding tyrosine phenol-lyase, giving the protein MRRMAEPYRIKTVEPLQMTTREERQKAIEEAGYNTFLLPSKVCYIDLLTDSGTSAMSDRQWAHMMIGDEAYAGAKSFDLLQEAVQEHYGFPYVVPTHQGRGAEHLISRILIKPGQHVPGNMYFTTTRLHQEMAGATFHDVIIDEAHDPSAEHPFKGNIDLDKLRALIAEVGAENIAYVNLAVTVNLAGGQPVSMANIEAVRALCDEHAIILWSDATRLAENAYFIQEREEGYADKSCAQIAKEMLSHFDGLTMSGKKDCLVNIGGFLAMRSEDILLKARELVVVFEGMPTYGGLAGRDLEAMAIGLEEALDDNYLAHRIGQVRYLGQQLIDAGVPVVEPIGGHAVFLDARRFLPHLSQDELPAQALAAQLFLESGVRSMERGIVSAGRDEQGNHRYPALELVRLTIPRRVYTDRHMDVVADAVIECFKNRDSITGLKFVYEPSALRFFTSRFEKLA; this is encoded by the coding sequence ATGCGCAGGATGGCCGAGCCGTACCGGATCAAGACCGTCGAACCGCTGCAGATGACGACGCGTGAAGAGCGGCAGAAGGCCATCGAGGAAGCCGGGTACAACACATTCCTGCTGCCGAGCAAGGTCTGCTATATCGACCTACTCACCGACTCCGGCACCTCCGCCATGAGCGACCGGCAGTGGGCGCACATGATGATCGGCGACGAAGCCTACGCTGGAGCCAAATCTTTCGACCTGCTGCAAGAGGCCGTGCAGGAGCACTACGGCTTCCCCTATGTCGTGCCGACCCACCAGGGGCGCGGGGCCGAACACCTCATCAGCCGCATCCTGATCAAGCCCGGCCAGCATGTGCCCGGCAACATGTACTTCACCACGACGCGCCTGCACCAGGAGATGGCTGGTGCCACCTTCCACGACGTCATCATCGACGAGGCACACGACCCCAGCGCTGAGCATCCGTTCAAAGGCAACATCGACCTGGACAAGTTGCGCGCCCTCATCGCCGAGGTGGGCGCCGAGAACATCGCCTACGTGAACCTGGCCGTCACGGTGAACCTCGCCGGCGGGCAGCCGGTATCGATGGCGAACATCGAAGCGGTACGGGCGCTGTGCGACGAGCACGCCATCATCCTGTGGTCGGATGCCACCCGGTTGGCAGAGAACGCCTACTTCATCCAGGAACGCGAAGAGGGTTATGCCGACAAGAGCTGCGCCCAGATAGCCAAGGAGATGCTGTCGCATTTCGACGGTCTGACGATGTCGGGCAAGAAGGACTGCCTGGTCAACATCGGCGGCTTCCTGGCGATGCGCAGTGAGGACATCCTGCTCAAGGCGCGTGAGCTCGTGGTCGTCTTCGAGGGCATGCCTACCTATGGCGGCCTGGCCGGGCGCGACCTGGAGGCGATGGCGATCGGCCTGGAGGAAGCCCTGGACGATAACTACCTGGCCCACCGGATCGGGCAGGTGCGCTACCTGGGGCAGCAGCTCATCGACGCCGGGGTCCCCGTCGTCGAGCCCATCGGGGGCCACGCGGTCTTCCTGGACGCGCGTCGTTTCCTGCCGCACCTGAGCCAGGACGAGCTACCCGCCCAGGCGTTGGCAGCCCAGTTGTTCCTGGAGTCCGGCGTGCGCTCGATGGAGCGTGGCATCGTCTCGGCGGGCCGTGACGAGCAGGGAAACCACCGCTACCCGGCCCTGGAACTGGTCCGCCTGACGATCCCGCGGCGGGTCTACACCGACCGCCACATGGATGTTGTGGCCGACGCGGTCATCGAGTGTTTCAAGAACCGGGATTCGATCACGGGCCTGAAGTTCGTCTACGAGCCCTCGGCGTTGCGCTTCTTCACGTCCCGCTTCGAGAAGCTGGCCTAG
- a CDS encoding ECF transporter S component, with protein sequence MSQQFAHPTAGRHTALAKHGPFAWRALDLITLAVLGVALGVAFWGFDTFLYYPLKALLAGFPPAQQLMLGIWILPAVAGMLLVRRPGAALLCEMVAASVEMLLGTEWASLVLLAGLLQAMGVEVVAALWRWRRFDLMLAVLGGVLGAVFQIVLYQWWFAAREFSWAWKLIYLAAGMISGAVIAGLGGRALIRALAATGAVNAFPPGEEHLIATGELTTDMVPVGEKE encoded by the coding sequence ATGTCACAACAGTTCGCCCACCCAACGGCTGGGCGCCACACCGCCCTGGCCAAACACGGGCCGTTCGCCTGGCGGGCTCTGGACCTGATCACCTTGGCGGTGCTCGGTGTCGCGCTGGGTGTCGCCTTCTGGGGTTTCGACACCTTTCTGTACTACCCGCTCAAGGCACTCCTGGCCGGATTCCCGCCGGCGCAACAGCTCATGCTCGGCATCTGGATCCTGCCGGCCGTGGCCGGGATGTTGTTGGTGCGCCGCCCGGGCGCGGCGCTGCTGTGCGAGATGGTGGCGGCCTCGGTCGAGATGCTGCTGGGGACCGAGTGGGCTTCGCTGGTGTTGCTGGCGGGCCTGCTGCAGGCGATGGGTGTCGAGGTAGTCGCGGCGCTGTGGCGCTGGCGCCGCTTCGATCTGATGCTGGCGGTGCTCGGCGGTGTCCTGGGGGCGGTCTTCCAGATCGTGCTCTACCAATGGTGGTTCGCGGCTCGCGAGTTCTCGTGGGCGTGGAAGCTGATCTACCTCGCCGCCGGGATGATTTCCGGGGCGGTCATCGCCGGTCTGGGCGGGCGCGCCCTCATACGTGCGCTTGCTGCCACCGGAGCGGTCAACGCCTTCCCGCCCGGAGAGGAACACCTCATCGCCACCGGCGAGCTGACGACTGACATGGTCCCGGTCGGCGAAAAAGAATGA
- a CDS encoding DUF4235 domain-containing protein translates to MGDKVFKLVGTAAAVGAGVLAKKFSEGGWKAVMATDPPANPEDPDTELYEAILWAAVSGALIALARMVASRQWTRYYTKSAGKKPSNPNDIA, encoded by the coding sequence ATGGGTGACAAGGTGTTCAAGCTCGTGGGAACGGCGGCTGCCGTCGGCGCAGGCGTCCTTGCGAAGAAGTTCAGCGAGGGCGGCTGGAAGGCCGTCATGGCCACGGACCCGCCGGCCAACCCGGAGGACCCCGACACCGAGCTGTACGAGGCGATCCTGTGGGCAGCGGTCTCCGGCGCCCTCATCGCGCTGGCCCGAATGGTCGCCAGCCGCCAGTGGACGCGTTACTACACCAAGTCGGCAGGCAAGAAGCCGAGCAACCCCAACGACATCGCCTGA